The following proteins are encoded in a genomic region of Opitutus sp.:
- a CDS encoding FAD-dependent oxidoreductase, giving the protein MNPDSEKMFETIIEASRSTSVVNRSDVLICGGGPAGIAAAIAAAREGARTSLIEVQGCLGGVWTAGALSWILDHENKPGIMAEILERLQAGGFRSRLADGTWTNAYDPEGMKSVLEEMCMEAGVHIRLHTRVVAAGVDETKRLTHVITESKSGREAWTAGMFVDATGDGDLAAAAGCGFDMGRDEDGHTQPMSLMALLTGLDADQVRVIRAFIGEVTRALAGKLPISVRAPLCVDVALRRKGDRSILHFVNRASGIPNQPNNGAIDEIPKVGPIVITMKTTKPPTSVSAAWEGSKPKWTHKGQTLTISLDTLHIHEAIVVL; this is encoded by the coding sequence ATGAATCCTGATTCGGAAAAAATGTTCGAAACCATTATTGAAGCATCCCGTTCGACGTCCGTGGTGAACCGATCGGACGTTCTGATCTGCGGCGGCGGCCCCGCTGGAATCGCCGCGGCCATCGCCGCCGCCCGTGAGGGTGCCCGCACATCGCTTATTGAGGTGCAAGGGTGCCTTGGCGGGGTCTGGACTGCGGGGGCGCTGAGCTGGATTCTCGATCACGAGAACAAACCGGGCATAATGGCGGAGATCCTCGAACGTTTACAGGCCGGAGGTTTTCGCTCGCGCCTCGCCGACGGCACTTGGACCAACGCCTACGACCCCGAGGGAATGAAAAGCGTTCTCGAAGAGATGTGCATGGAGGCCGGGGTTCACATCCGATTGCACACGCGAGTCGTCGCCGCCGGGGTGGATGAAACCAAACGCCTCACCCATGTGATCACGGAATCAAAGTCCGGTCGCGAAGCCTGGACGGCGGGAATGTTTGTTGATGCCACCGGAGACGGCGATCTCGCGGCAGCGGCGGGTTGCGGATTTGATATGGGACGCGATGAGGACGGCCACACCCAACCGATGAGCCTGATGGCGCTTCTCACCGGCCTCGACGCCGACCAGGTGCGCGTGATCCGAGCCTTCATCGGCGAAGTGACGCGTGCGCTTGCCGGGAAACTGCCGATCAGCGTGCGGGCCCCGCTCTGCGTTGATGTCGCGCTGCGCCGCAAGGGAGACCGCTCGATCCTCCACTTCGTCAACCGCGCCAGCGGCATCCCGAACCAGCCGAACAACGGCGCGATCGACGAGATCCCCAAAGTAGGCCCGATCGTCATCACGATGAAAACCACAAAGCCGCCCACATCGGTTAGCGCAGCGTGGGAAGGCTCTAAGCCGAAGTGGACGCACAAGGGACAAACCCTCACGATCAGTCTCGACACGCTCCACATCCACGAGGCCATCGTCGTACTTTAG
- a CDS encoding ATP-binding protein, which translates to MKTEPEKTDLLKDQLKYLKLGYLLRHHGELTAEAAKARCSHAEFLRRLVQAETQDRQIRALERRIQAARFPVKKTVDQFQWDWPKELNEAQVRHLFELGFVKERTNAVFCGGVGLGKTHLASALGYAACQAGYTVLFTTAVDAINALVTAQSLHRLQAELKRYMTPAVLVLDEVGYLPLDKSGADLLFQIVSQRYERGSLIVTTNKAYKHWAGIFNNDAGITAAILDRLLHRAQTVVIEGKSYRMKDRLADEPAS; encoded by the coding sequence ATGAAAACAGAACCCGAAAAAACCGATTTATTAAAAGATCAACTCAAGTACCTGAAACTCGGTTACCTGCTGCGCCACCACGGCGAACTCACGGCCGAGGCGGCCAAGGCGCGCTGTTCGCACGCCGAATTTTTACGCCGACTGGTGCAGGCCGAGACCCAGGACCGCCAGATCCGGGCGCTGGAGCGGCGCATCCAGGCAGCGCGCTTCCCGGTCAAGAAAACCGTCGACCAGTTCCAGTGGGACTGGCCCAAGGAGTTGAACGAAGCGCAGGTGCGGCACCTCTTCGAACTGGGCTTTGTCAAGGAGCGCACCAACGCGGTGTTTTGCGGTGGTGTGGGGCTTGGGAAGACACATCTCGCGAGCGCGTTGGGCTACGCGGCGTGCCAGGCGGGCTACACGGTGCTGTTTACGACGGCGGTGGACGCGATCAACGCCCTGGTCACCGCCCAGTCCCTGCACCGGTTGCAAGCCGAGTTGAAGCGTTACATGACCCCTGCGGTGCTCGTGCTCGATGAGGTCGGCTACCTGCCGCTCGACAAGTCGGGGGCCGACCTGCTCTTCCAGATCGTCAGCCAACGCTACGAACGCGGCTCGCTGATCGTCACCACCAACAAGGCCTACAAACACTGGGCAGGGATCTTTAACAACGACGCTGGCATCACCGCGGCGATCCTGGACCGCCTACTGCACCGGGCCCAGACCGTCGTCATCGAGGGCAAATCCTACCGCATGAAAGACCGCCTGGCCGACGAACCTGCAAGCTGA